A DNA window from Pseudomonas sp. GD03919 contains the following coding sequences:
- the leuD gene encoding 3-isopropylmalate dehydratase small subunit: MKAFTQHTGLVCPLDRANVDTDQIIPKQFLKSIKRTGFGPNLFDEWRYLDVGQPNQDNSKRPINKDFVLNFPRYQGASVLLARENFGCGSSREHAPWALDEYGFRTVIAPSFADIFFNNSFKNGLLPIILKDEEVDALFEQAEATEGYQLTVDLEAQTVTRPDGVQYSFEVDAFRKHCLLNGLDDIGLTLQDQDAIKAFEAKHQQSSPWLFGAIK; the protein is encoded by the coding sequence ATGAAAGCCTTTACCCAACACACCGGCCTGGTCTGCCCACTCGACCGTGCCAACGTCGACACCGACCAGATCATTCCCAAGCAGTTTCTGAAGTCGATCAAACGCACCGGCTTCGGCCCCAACCTGTTTGACGAGTGGCGCTACCTGGATGTTGGCCAGCCGAACCAGGACAACTCCAAGCGCCCGATCAACAAGGATTTCGTGCTCAACTTCCCGCGCTACCAGGGCGCCAGCGTACTGCTGGCCCGCGAGAACTTCGGCTGCGGCTCTTCGCGCGAGCACGCGCCGTGGGCGCTGGACGAGTACGGTTTCCGCACCGTGATCGCGCCGAGCTTCGCCGACATCTTCTTCAACAACAGCTTCAAGAACGGCTTGCTGCCGATCATCCTCAAGGACGAAGAAGTCGATGCGCTGTTCGAGCAGGCCGAGGCCACCGAGGGTTATCAACTGACCGTCGATCTCGAGGCGCAAACCGTGACCCGTCCCGACGGCGTGCAGTACAGCTTCGAAGTCGATGCCTTCCGCAAGCACTGCCTGCTCAATGGTCTGGACGACATCGGCCTGACCCTGCAGGATCAGGACGCGATCAAGGCTTTCGAAGCCAAACACCAACAGAGCAGCCCCTGGCTGTTCGGCGCGATCAAATAA
- a CDS encoding EAL and GGDEF domain-containing protein: MARSTDQTPPLPHIPAMDPVEFEQTWQDAPRLLAALNSAKLGTWYWDIGTGQVNWSRGAQALFGLDPSRPVSQPLNYFELIPEEERPAILANFNAIIRGEQIFDALRHRIRWPDGSLHWLEITGSLQYEADGRPRMFGVIRDISAQQERAAALRASEERFASLFRLSPDIMMLVRYDNSEIVEVNQHFTQAFGWAASEIIGRATHELNIWVHASQRDQLRQQAPLSREPVIQEVQLRTRAGDILDGVLSSQYIELQGERLMLCTFLDTSERKRAENALRASEEKFAKAFMHTPDAVAITDRATGRFIEVNPSFEQQFGWSSAEAVGRTSLELGIWADPSDRQRMLDAVQTGRLNNLEVRLFSRDGEVTTNLLFGGEIELNGTTCLVLTVRNITEQRAQELALHESRQHLKLALESADMGTWDWHIPDNRLYASTRAAQLHGLPSQPFEGAFFDFFRQVPLEDRYSLRQSYLRLIEEQRSYYQITYRVQPATGGLRFLESTAKLQLDDTGQPLRMVGTLVDISERVLREQRLQASEERFAKAFHSSPDAITITERGSGRYIEVNEGFTRITGYQPEEVIGRTAFDLNIWAYPEERRQMIERLSQNGQVLHMEMHGRHREGEIRLVDVSVQPIEINGLPCLLLTARDISELKAAQAQAQHLAYHDALTNLPNRALLMDRLTQQIALLKRHDLRGALLFLDLDHFKHINDSLGHPVGDSVLRMVTARLEASVRLEDTVARLGGDEFVVLLSGLEGKRSEVTRYVRQVAEKLRHLLAEPMLLDGHRLQVTPSIGIALLPDHGNTPADLLKRADIALYRAKDSGRNAIQLFRSTMQEAASARLRLENDLRLALARGEFELHFQPQVDARDGKVVGAEALLRWQHPQLGPQSPAQFIQVLEESGLIVEVGGWVLAEACHFCSRLLADGLVDGERFSLCVNISPRQFRQHDFVERVASSLRDSQLPNAMLKLEITEGIVIQNIDDTVGKMLRLKKHGVSFAMDDFGTGYSSLTYLKRLPVDMLKIDQSFVRDATNDPNDAEIIRAIVAMARSLGLALIAEGVEQQDQLHFLEVQGCHLYQGYLFSRPLAQEAFRALLDRAAD; the protein is encoded by the coding sequence ATGGCCAGATCGACTGACCAGACCCCGCCCCTGCCGCATATACCGGCGATGGATCCCGTCGAATTCGAACAAACCTGGCAAGATGCACCGCGTTTGCTGGCGGCCCTCAATAGCGCAAAACTCGGCACCTGGTATTGGGACATTGGCACTGGCCAGGTCAACTGGTCACGTGGCGCCCAGGCATTGTTCGGCCTGGACCCCAGCCGCCCCGTCAGCCAACCGCTGAACTACTTCGAGCTGATTCCGGAAGAAGAGCGCCCGGCGATCCTGGCGAATTTCAATGCCATCATCAGGGGCGAACAGATTTTCGATGCCCTGCGTCACCGCATCCGCTGGCCCGATGGCAGCCTGCACTGGCTGGAAATCACCGGCAGCCTGCAATACGAGGCCGACGGGCGGCCGCGCATGTTCGGTGTCATCCGCGACATCAGCGCCCAGCAGGAACGCGCCGCAGCCTTGCGCGCTTCGGAAGAACGTTTCGCCAGCCTGTTCCGCTTGAGCCCCGACATCATGATGCTGGTGCGCTACGACAACAGCGAAATCGTCGAGGTCAATCAGCACTTCACCCAGGCCTTTGGCTGGGCTGCCAGCGAGATCATCGGCCGCGCCACCCACGAACTGAATATCTGGGTACACGCCAGCCAGCGCGATCAGTTGCGCCAGCAAGCGCCGCTGAGCCGCGAGCCGGTGATTCAGGAAGTACAACTGCGCACCCGCGCTGGCGATATTCTCGACGGTGTACTGTCGAGCCAGTACATCGAACTGCAGGGCGAGCGCCTGATGCTCTGCACCTTCCTCGATACCAGCGAACGCAAGCGCGCAGAAAACGCCCTGCGCGCCAGTGAGGAAAAGTTCGCCAAGGCCTTCATGCATACGCCCGACGCGGTGGCCATCACTGACCGGGCGACCGGCCGCTTCATCGAGGTCAACCCGAGTTTCGAGCAGCAATTTGGCTGGAGCAGCGCTGAGGCCGTGGGCCGCACCTCACTGGAGCTGGGTATCTGGGCTGACCCCAGCGACCGCCAGCGTATGCTCGACGCCGTGCAGACTGGGCGCCTGAACAACCTGGAGGTAAGGCTGTTCAGCCGCGACGGCGAGGTCACCACTAACCTCTTGTTCGGTGGCGAGATCGAGCTGAATGGTACGACCTGCCTGGTACTCACGGTGCGCAACATCACCGAGCAACGCGCCCAGGAGCTCGCGCTCCACGAAAGCCGGCAACACCTCAAACTGGCGCTGGAATCCGCCGACATGGGAACCTGGGACTGGCACATTCCCGACAACCGACTGTATGCCAGCACCCGCGCCGCGCAGTTGCATGGTTTGCCAAGCCAACCGTTCGAAGGTGCCTTCTTCGACTTCTTTCGTCAGGTGCCGCTGGAAGATCGGTACAGCCTGCGCCAGAGCTACCTGCGCCTGATCGAAGAGCAGCGCAGCTACTATCAGATCACCTATCGTGTGCAGCCTGCAACTGGCGGCCTGCGCTTTCTCGAAAGCACCGCCAAACTGCAGCTCGACGATACCGGCCAACCGCTGCGCATGGTCGGAACGCTGGTCGATATCAGCGAGCGTGTTCTGCGCGAACAACGCCTGCAGGCATCGGAAGAGCGATTTGCCAAGGCGTTCCACTCCAGCCCGGACGCCATCACCATCACCGAGCGTGGCAGCGGCCGCTATATCGAGGTCAACGAAGGCTTCACCCGCATCACCGGTTATCAGCCAGAGGAAGTGATCGGTCGTACGGCCTTCGATCTGAACATCTGGGCTTACCCCGAAGAACGCCGGCAGATGATCGAGCGCCTGAGCCAGAACGGCCAGGTGCTGCACATGGAAATGCACGGCCGCCACCGCGAAGGCGAGATTCGCCTGGTCGACGTGTCCGTCCAGCCGATCGAAATCAATGGCCTGCCCTGCCTGCTGCTGACGGCGCGTGACATCAGCGAACTGAAAGCAGCCCAGGCCCAGGCTCAGCACCTGGCCTACCATGATGCCCTGACCAACCTGCCCAACCGCGCCCTGCTGATGGACCGCCTGACCCAGCAGATCGCCCTGCTCAAGCGCCATGATCTGCGCGGCGCGTTGCTGTTTCTCGACCTCGACCACTTCAAGCACATCAATGACTCGCTCGGCCATCCCGTTGGCGATTCCGTGCTGCGCATGGTCACGGCGCGACTGGAAGCCAGCGTTCGCCTGGAAGATACCGTGGCACGCCTGGGCGGTGACGAATTCGTGGTGCTGCTTTCCGGTCTCGAGGGCAAGCGCTCGGAGGTCACTCGCTACGTTCGTCAGGTCGCGGAAAAACTGCGTCATTTATTGGCCGAACCGATGCTGCTGGATGGTCACCGCCTGCAGGTCACCCCCAGTATCGGTATCGCCCTGCTCCCCGATCACGGCAATACCCCGGCGGATCTGCTCAAACGTGCCGACATCGCCCTTTACCGCGCCAAGGATTCCGGGCGCAATGCCATCCAGCTGTTTCGCAGCACCATGCAGGAAGCCGCCAGCGCCCGCCTGCGCCTGGAGAACGATCTGCGCCTGGCTCTGGCGCGGGGCGAATTCGAGCTGCACTTCCAGCCCCAGGTCGACGCCCGTGACGGCAAGGTGGTCGGCGCCGAAGCCCTGCTGCGCTGGCAGCATCCGCAACTGGGGCCGCAGTCGCCGGCGCAATTCATTCAGGTGCTGGAAGAAAGCGGGCTGATCGTCGAAGTCGGCGGCTGGGTACTGGCCGAAGCCTGCCACTTCTGTTCCCGCCTGCTGGCTGACGGCCTGGTCGATGGCGAGCGCTTCAGCCTGTGCGTCAACATCAGCCCCCGGCAGTTCCGCCAGCACGATTTCGTCGAACGGGTCGCCAGCAGCCTGCGCGACAGCCAGCTGCCCAACGCCATGCTCAAGCTGGAAATCACCGAGGGCATCGTCATTCAGAACATCGACGACACCGTCGGCAAGATGCTGCGCCTGAAGAAGCATGGCGTCAGTTTTGCCATGGATGACTTCGGCACCGGCTACAGCTCACTGACTTATCTCAAGCGCCTACCGGTGGACATGCTGAAGATCGACCAATCGTTCGTACGTGACGCCACCAACGACCCCAACGATGCCGAGATCATCCGCGCCATCGTTGCCATGGCGCGTAGCCTGGGCCTGGCGCTGATCGCCGAGGGCGTGGAACAGCAAGACCAACTGCACTTCCTGGAGGTCCAGGGTTGTCACCTCTATCAGGGCTACCTGTTCAGCAGGCCCCTAGCGCAGGAAGCCTTTCGCGCCCTGCTGGACCGCGCAGCCGACTGA
- the leuB gene encoding 3-isopropylmalate dehydrogenase: MSKQILVLPGDGIGPEIMAEAVKVLNLANDKYALGFELSFDDLGGAAIDRYGVPLADETLARAKAADAVLLGAVGGPKWDTIDPAIRPERGLLKIRSQLGLFGNLRPAILYPQLAEASSLKPEVVAGLDILIVRELTGGIYFGQPRETKVLENGERMAYDTLPYSESEIRRIAKVGFDMAMVRNKKLCSVDKANVLASSQLWRAVVEEVAKDYPDVELSHMYVDNAAMQLVRAPKQFDVMVTDNMFGDILSDEASMLTGSIGMLPSASLDANNKGMYEPCHGSAPDIAGQGIANPLATILSVSMMLRYSFGQVVAADAIEKAVSLVLDQGLRTGDIWSEGKTKVGTAAMGDAVASALRSL; this comes from the coding sequence ATGAGCAAGCAGATTCTGGTTCTCCCAGGTGATGGTATCGGCCCGGAAATCATGGCCGAGGCGGTCAAGGTATTGAACCTGGCCAACGACAAGTACGCCCTGGGGTTCGAGCTGAGCTTCGATGATCTGGGTGGCGCGGCCATCGACCGTTACGGCGTGCCGCTGGCCGACGAGACTCTGGCACGCGCCAAGGCCGCCGATGCCGTGCTGCTCGGCGCCGTTGGTGGCCCGAAGTGGGACACCATCGACCCGGCCATCCGTCCCGAGCGTGGCCTGCTGAAGATCCGCTCGCAGCTGGGCCTGTTCGGCAACCTGCGTCCGGCGATCCTCTATCCGCAGCTGGCCGAGGCCTCCAGCCTCAAGCCGGAAGTGGTCGCCGGCCTGGACATCCTCATCGTCCGCGAGCTGACTGGCGGCATCTACTTCGGTCAGCCGCGCGAGACCAAGGTGCTGGAAAACGGCGAGCGCATGGCCTATGACACGCTGCCGTACAGCGAGAGCGAGATCCGCCGCATTGCCAAGGTCGGTTTCGACATGGCCATGGTGCGCAACAAGAAGCTGTGCTCGGTGGACAAGGCCAACGTCCTGGCCTCCAGCCAGCTGTGGCGCGCCGTGGTCGAAGAAGTGGCCAAGGACTACCCGGACGTCGAGCTGAGCCACATGTACGTCGACAACGCCGCCATGCAGCTGGTGCGTGCGCCCAAGCAATTCGATGTGATGGTCACCGACAACATGTTTGGTGACATTTTGTCCGACGAAGCTTCGATGCTCACCGGTTCCATCGGCATGCTGCCGTCGGCATCCCTGGATGCCAACAACAAGGGCATGTACGAGCCGTGCCACGGCTCCGCGCCGGACATCGCCGGCCAGGGCATCGCCAACCCGCTGGCCACCATTCTCTCGGTGTCCATGATGCTGCGTTACAGCTTCGGCCAGGTGGTCGCGGCCGATGCCATCGAAAAGGCAGTGAGCCTGGTGCTGGATCAGGGCCTGCGTACCGGCGACATCTGGTCCGAGGGCAAGACCAAGGTCGGTACTGCTGCCATGGGTGATGCAGTAGCCTCCGCGCTGCGTAGTCTGTAA
- a CDS encoding LysR family transcriptional regulator: protein MDLANLNAFIAIAETGSFSEAGERLHLTQPAVSKRIAGLEQQLGVRLFDRLGREIGLTQAGRALLPRAYQILNVLDDTRRALTNLSGEVSGRLTLATSHHIGLHRLPALLRAFTRAHPQVALDIQFLDSEVAYEEVLHGRAELAVITLAPETREPIRAVAVWNDPLDFVAAPEHPLARSQVISMADVAQHPAVFPGGNTFTHHIVQRLFEAQGLTPNIAMSTNYLETIKMMVSIGLAWSVLPRTMLDDQVARLPIPGIQLTRQLGYILHTERTLSNAARAFMDLLDSQRDDLA from the coding sequence ATGGATCTCGCCAACCTCAACGCTTTTATCGCCATTGCCGAAACCGGCAGTTTTTCTGAAGCCGGCGAGCGCCTGCACCTGACCCAACCTGCCGTGAGCAAACGCATCGCCGGTCTGGAGCAGCAATTGGGCGTGCGCCTGTTCGACCGCCTCGGCCGCGAAATCGGCCTGACCCAGGCTGGCCGCGCGCTGCTGCCACGCGCCTACCAGATCCTCAACGTGTTGGACGACACCCGCCGCGCCCTGACCAACCTGTCCGGCGAGGTCAGCGGCCGCCTGACACTCGCCACCAGCCACCATATCGGCCTGCATCGCCTGCCTGCCCTGTTGCGCGCCTTCACCCGGGCACATCCGCAAGTGGCGCTGGATATCCAGTTTCTCGATTCGGAAGTGGCCTACGAAGAAGTCCTGCATGGCCGCGCCGAACTGGCGGTGATCACCCTCGCCCCGGAAACCCGCGAGCCGATTCGCGCCGTCGCAGTGTGGAACGATCCACTGGATTTCGTCGCCGCCCCCGAACACCCACTGGCGCGCAGCCAGGTGATCAGCATGGCCGATGTGGCGCAGCACCCGGCGGTGTTTCCCGGCGGCAACACCTTCACCCATCACATCGTGCAGCGTCTGTTCGAGGCCCAGGGGCTGACCCCCAACATCGCCATGAGTACCAACTACCTGGAAACCATCAAGATGATGGTGTCCATCGGCCTGGCCTGGAGTGTACTGCCGCGCACCATGCTCGACGATCAGGTCGCGCGCCTGCCGATACCCGGCATTCAGTTGACCCGCCAATTAGGCTACATCCTGCATACCGAGCGCACCCTATCGAATGCCGCGCGGGCATTCATGGATCTGCTCGATAGCCAGCGCGATGATCTTGCATAG
- the mtnA gene encoding S-methyl-5-thioribose-1-phosphate isomerase has product MREQLLAVERVQAIEWREGALYALDQRLLPHRQTWLRFETAAEVADAIGDRVVRGAPAIGIAAAYALVLGARARLALGGDWREALEADFARLAQARPMAVNLSWALQRMRERLMRLKDGDDMLALLEAEAVGIHLSDREANLTMAQLGMELIRKHQGNPQVLLTHGNAGALTTGGFGTALGVIRAAYLDDLLEHVYVDETRPELHGARLTAWELAGDGVPVSLNVDAAAAHLMKTKGITWVVVGAECIAANGDVVNTIGTYQLAVNAMHHGVRMMVVAPSSSIDMSLEDAEDMRLEERDGLELLEVAGHRVAADVPAVNPLFDVTPADLVDYIVTEKGIVERPDSTKLAQLMCRKRLH; this is encoded by the coding sequence ATGCGCGAGCAATTGCTGGCGGTGGAGAGGGTTCAGGCCATCGAGTGGCGCGAGGGCGCGCTGTACGCGCTCGATCAGCGCCTGCTGCCGCATCGGCAAACCTGGCTGCGTTTCGAGACGGCTGCCGAGGTGGCGGACGCGATTGGCGATAGGGTGGTGCGTGGGGCCCCGGCTATCGGCATCGCGGCGGCTTACGCTCTGGTACTGGGGGCTCGGGCCCGGCTGGCGCTCGGTGGTGACTGGCGTGAGGCGCTGGAGGCCGATTTTGCCCGTCTAGCGCAAGCGCGGCCCATGGCCGTCAACCTGTCCTGGGCTTTGCAGCGTATGCGTGAGCGCCTGATGCGGCTCAAGGATGGCGATGACATGCTGGCGCTGCTGGAGGCCGAGGCAGTCGGCATTCACCTGAGCGATCGCGAGGCCAATCTGACCATGGCGCAACTGGGCATGGAGCTGATCCGCAAACATCAGGGCAACCCGCAGGTGTTGCTGACGCACGGCAATGCCGGCGCGCTGACGACCGGCGGCTTCGGTACGGCGCTTGGTGTGATTCGCGCAGCGTATCTGGATGATTTGCTCGAACATGTTTATGTCGATGAAACCCGTCCCGAGCTGCACGGTGCCCGCCTCACGGCCTGGGAGCTGGCGGGCGATGGTGTGCCGGTCAGCCTCAATGTCGATGCCGCGGCTGCTCATCTGATGAAAACCAAGGGCATCACCTGGGTGGTCGTGGGTGCTGAGTGCATTGCCGCCAATGGCGATGTCGTCAACACGATCGGCACCTATCAGTTGGCGGTCAACGCCATGCACCATGGGGTGCGGATGATGGTCGTGGCACCGAGTTCGAGCATCGACATGAGCCTGGAAGACGCTGAGGACATGCGCCTCGAAGAGCGTGATGGTCTTGAGTTGCTGGAGGTGGCCGGGCATCGCGTGGCAGCTGATGTGCCAGCAGTCAATCCGCTGTTCGATGTGACGCCTGCTGATCTGGTGGACTACATCGTGACCGAGAAAGGCATTGTCGAACGGCCGGACAGTACCAAACTGGCGCAGTTGATGTGCCGCAAGCGCCTGCATTGA
- the leuC gene encoding 3-isopropylmalate dehydratase large subunit, which yields MTGKTLYDKLWEMHEVKRRDDGSSLIYIDRHILHEVTSPQAFEGLRLAGRKPWRIDANIATPDHNVPTTKAERQGGLEAIADEVSRIQVQTLDENCDDFGILEFKMNDVRQGIVHVVGPEQGATLPGMTVVCGDSHTSTHGAFGALAHGIGTSEVEHVLATQCLVAKKMKNMQVRVEGKLPFGVTAKDIVLAVIGKIGTAGGNGHALEFAGSAIRDLSLEGRMTICNMSIEAGARVGLVAVDEKTIAYVKDRPFAPKGSHWDKAVAQWQNLVSDDDAVFDTVIELRAEDIKPQVSWGTSPEMVLAVDQKVPDPAVEPDPVKKDSITRALKYMGLTANQAITDIQLDRVFIGSCTNSRIEDLRAAAEVAKGRKVAATVKQALVVPGSGLVKAQAEAEGLDKIFIEAGFEWREPGCSMCLAMNPDKLGSGEHCASTSNRNFEGRQGAGGRTHLVSPAMAAAAAVTGRFIDVRELIQA from the coding sequence ATGACTGGCAAGACGCTCTACGACAAGCTCTGGGAAATGCACGAAGTGAAACGTCGTGACGACGGTTCCTCGTTGATCTATATCGACCGTCACATCCTCCACGAAGTGACCTCGCCACAGGCCTTCGAAGGGTTGCGTCTGGCCGGGCGCAAGCCGTGGCGCATCGACGCCAACATCGCCACGCCTGATCACAACGTGCCGACCACCAAGGCCGAGCGCCAGGGTGGCCTCGAAGCCATCGCCGACGAAGTCTCGCGCATCCAGGTTCAGACCCTGGACGAGAACTGCGATGACTTCGGCATTCTCGAGTTCAAGATGAACGACGTGCGCCAGGGCATCGTCCATGTGGTCGGGCCGGAGCAGGGCGCTACCCTGCCGGGCATGACCGTGGTCTGCGGCGACTCGCACACCTCCACCCATGGCGCCTTCGGTGCGTTGGCCCACGGCATCGGCACCTCCGAGGTCGAGCACGTACTCGCCACCCAGTGCCTGGTGGCCAAAAAGATGAAGAACATGCAGGTGCGCGTCGAAGGCAAATTGCCGTTCGGCGTCACTGCCAAGGACATCGTCCTGGCCGTGATCGGCAAGATCGGCACCGCTGGCGGCAACGGTCATGCGCTGGAATTCGCCGGCAGTGCCATTCGCGACCTGTCGCTGGAAGGGCGCATGACCATCTGCAATATGTCCATCGAGGCCGGCGCCCGTGTGGGCCTGGTCGCGGTCGACGAGAAGACCATCGCCTATGTCAAGGATCGTCCGTTCGCGCCCAAGGGCAGCCACTGGGACAAGGCCGTGGCGCAGTGGCAGAACCTGGTCTCCGACGACGACGCGGTGTTCGACACCGTGATCGAGCTGCGTGCCGAGGACATCAAGCCGCAGGTGAGCTGGGGCACCTCGCCGGAGATGGTCCTGGCCGTCGACCAGAAGGTGCCGGATCCGGCCGTCGAACCCGACCCGGTGAAGAAGGACTCAATCACCCGCGCGCTCAAGTACATGGGCCTGACCGCCAACCAGGCGATCACCGATATCCAGCTCGATCGCGTATTCATCGGTTCCTGCACCAACTCGCGCATCGAAGACCTGCGCGCCGCCGCCGAAGTGGCCAAGGGCCGCAAGGTCGCCGCGACCGTCAAGCAGGCGCTGGTGGTGCCGGGCTCCGGTCTGGTCAAGGCGCAAGCCGAGGCGGAAGGGCTGGACAAGATTTTCATCGAGGCCGGTTTCGAATGGCGTGAGCCGGGTTGCTCCATGTGCCTGGCGATGAACCCGGACAAGCTGGGCAGTGGCGAGCATTGCGCGTCCACCTCCAACCGCAACTTCGAAGGCCGTCAGGGCGCCGGTGGTCGTACCCACCTGGTGAGCCCGGCCATGGCTGCCGCGGCGGCGGTTACCGGTCGTTTCATCGACGTGCGCGAATTGATCCAGGCCTGA
- a CDS encoding aspartate-semialdehyde dehydrogenase codes for MSQPINVALIGATGNVGETLVELLEEREFPVKDLHLLAGSESAGQSLSFRGRQVRVRSLDTFDFSQVQLAFFAAGADVTRACRERVLAAGCSLIDLSAALPLEQAPCVLPELGVEGLPALSKPCCVSAPTPSVVACALVLAALKLVLQPQRLQLTAMLAISTLGRSGVQELARQTAELLNARPLEPRTVDRQVAFNLLAQIGEVDGQGHAQLEKRLAMEVQQLLGAPQLPVAATCALAPVFFGDSLALGVQADGDIDLVAVQRVLEAAQGIELVEAGDYPTAVGDAVGQDQVYVGRVRLGVSDPRQLNLWIASDNVRKGAALNAVQIAELLIKHYL; via the coding sequence ATGAGTCAGCCCATCAATGTCGCCCTGATCGGCGCTACCGGTAACGTCGGTGAAACGCTGGTCGAGTTGCTCGAAGAGCGTGAGTTTCCGGTCAAGGACCTGCATCTGCTGGCCGGTAGCGAATCGGCTGGGCAGAGCCTGTCCTTCCGTGGCCGCCAGGTGCGGGTCCGTTCGCTCGACACTTTCGATTTCTCTCAGGTGCAATTGGCATTCTTCGCGGCCGGTGCAGACGTGACGCGTGCCTGTCGTGAGCGTGTGCTGGCGGCCGGTTGCTCGCTCATCGATCTGAGCGCTGCGTTGCCGCTGGAGCAGGCGCCATGCGTGCTGCCCGAGCTGGGAGTCGAGGGGCTGCCGGCTTTGAGCAAACCATGCTGTGTGAGTGCGCCGACGCCCTCGGTGGTCGCCTGCGCATTGGTGCTGGCGGCATTGAAACTCGTGTTGCAACCGCAGCGGTTGCAGCTGACAGCCATGTTGGCCATCTCGACCCTGGGGCGTAGTGGCGTACAGGAGTTGGCGCGGCAGACCGCGGAGTTGCTCAACGCGCGACCACTGGAGCCCAGGACGGTGGATCGGCAAGTTGCCTTCAACTTGTTGGCGCAGATTGGCGAGGTCGATGGGCAAGGGCATGCGCAGCTGGAAAAACGCCTTGCCATGGAAGTCCAGCAACTTCTGGGCGCGCCTCAGCTTCCGGTAGCTGCGACGTGCGCACTGGCGCCCGTTTTTTTTGGCGACAGCCTGGCGCTGGGTGTGCAGGCTGATGGGGATATCGACCTTGTTGCAGTGCAGCGGGTCCTCGAGGCTGCTCAGGGTATCGAGCTGGTTGAGGCGGGCGATTACCCGACCGCAGTGGGTGATGCAGTAGGGCAGGATCAGGTCTATGTCGGGCGTGTGCGTCTTGGCGTCAGCGATCCACGTCAACTCAATTTGTGGATTGCGTCTGATAATGTAAGAAAAGGTGCCGCCCTGAATGCAGTGCAGATAGCCGAGTTATTGATAAAACACTATCTGTAA
- the asd gene encoding aspartate-semialdehyde dehydrogenase, with protein sequence MKRVGLIGWRGMVGSVLMQRMLEERDFDLIEPVFFTTSNVGGQGPAIGKDIAPLKDAYSIDDLKGLDVILTCQGGDYTNEVFPKLREAGWQGYWIDAASSLRMDDSAVIVLDPVNRKVIDQALDAGSKNYIGGNCTVSLMLMALGGLYEAGLVEWMSAMTYQAASGAGAQNMRELIKQMGAINGAVADELADPASAILDIDRKVAEAMRGEGFPVDNFGVPLAGSLIPYIDKELPNGQSREEWKAQAETNKILGRFKNPIPVDGICVRIGAMRCHSQALTIKLNKDVPMADIEGLISQHNPWVKLVPNHREDSIRDLGPTAVTGTLSVPVGRLRKLNMGSQYLGAFTVGDQLLWGAAEPLRRMLRILLER encoded by the coding sequence ATGAAACGTGTAGGTCTGATCGGTTGGCGTGGCATGGTCGGTTCCGTGCTCATGCAGCGCATGCTGGAAGAGCGGGACTTCGACCTGATCGAGCCGGTGTTCTTCACCACCTCCAATGTCGGCGGTCAGGGTCCTGCCATTGGCAAGGACATTGCCCCGCTGAAGGACGCCTACAGCATCGACGACCTCAAGGGCCTGGACGTGATCCTGACCTGCCAGGGTGGCGACTACACCAATGAAGTCTTCCCCAAGCTGCGTGAAGCCGGCTGGCAGGGCTACTGGATCGACGCGGCTTCCAGCCTGCGTATGGATGACAGTGCGGTGATCGTGCTCGACCCGGTCAACCGCAAGGTCATCGACCAGGCGCTGGATGCCGGCAGCAAGAACTACATCGGCGGCAACTGCACCGTCAGCCTGATGCTGATGGCCCTCGGTGGTCTGTACGAAGCCGGTCTGGTCGAGTGGATGAGCGCCATGACCTATCAGGCAGCCTCCGGTGCAGGCGCGCAGAACATGCGCGAGCTGATCAAGCAGATGGGCGCGATCAACGGCGCTGTCGCCGATGAACTGGCTGATCCGGCCAGCGCTATTCTGGATATTGACCGCAAGGTGGCCGAGGCCATGCGTGGCGAAGGCTTCCCGGTCGACAACTTCGGTGTGCCGCTGGCCGGCAGCCTGATCCCCTACATCGACAAGGAACTGCCCAACGGGCAGAGCCGTGAAGAATGGAAGGCTCAGGCCGAGACCAACAAGATTCTCGGTCGCTTCAAGAACCCGATTCCGGTCGACGGCATCTGTGTGCGCATCGGCGCCATGCGTTGCCACAGCCAGGCGCTGACCATCAAACTGAACAAGGACGTGCCGATGGCTGACATCGAGGGCTTGATCAGTCAGCACAACCCTTGGGTCAAGCTGGTGCCGAACCATCGCGAAGACTCCATCCGCGACCTCGGCCCGACTGCCGTGACTGGCACCCTGAGCGTTCCGGTCGGGCGTCTGCGCAAGCTCAACATGGGCTCGCAGTACTTGGGCGCCTTCACCGTGGGTGATCAGTTGCTGTGGGGCGCTGCCGAGCCGCTGCGCCGCATGTTGCGGATTCTGCTGGAGCGCTAA